A window of the Methanoregula sp. genome harbors these coding sequences:
- a CDS encoding DUF362 domain-containing protein, protein MKSRVYFASLRAHSDQECTTAKVRRLFERAGFSELIAPHDKTALKLHFGEMGNDGFISPVYIRQVVEKVKECGALPFLTDTNTLYLGSRSNAVEHITTAILHGFDYAVTGAPVIIADGLSGKNIARVEIDKKHFKTVSIAGDIAAAESMIVLSHFKGHIVSGFGGAIKNLAMGCAPPEGKRAQHNARPFSIAEKCTGCGACTDVCPKAAISIENDTSVIDKVLCIGCFECMHACPEHAIDIDWETEIPEFMERMVEHAYGATKAKDKKIGYMNFLIRITPDCDCFPFSDAPIVPDIGILASLDPVAIDAASFDLVNQQQGYTDSLLTAHHHTGEDKFKGVHAQTDGFRQIRYAEEIGMGNRAYDLIKI, encoded by the coding sequence ATGAAAAGTCGGGTCTATTTTGCGAGCCTCCGGGCACATTCCGATCAGGAGTGTACCACGGCAAAGGTGCGCAGGCTCTTTGAGCGGGCGGGATTTTCGGAACTTATTGCACCCCATGACAAGACTGCACTCAAACTCCATTTCGGTGAGATGGGCAATGACGGGTTTATCAGCCCGGTCTATATCCGACAGGTTGTGGAAAAAGTAAAAGAGTGCGGGGCATTGCCGTTCCTGACCGATACCAACACCCTCTATCTCGGGAGCAGGTCAAATGCGGTGGAGCATATCACCACCGCTATTCTGCACGGGTTTGATTATGCCGTAACCGGAGCACCGGTGATCATAGCTGATGGTCTGTCCGGCAAAAATATTGCCCGGGTTGAGATCGACAAAAAACATTTTAAGACCGTTTCAATTGCCGGCGATATTGCCGCAGCAGAGAGCATGATTGTCCTGAGTCATTTCAAGGGGCACATTGTCTCTGGTTTTGGAGGCGCCATCAAGAATCTTGCCATGGGATGTGCTCCTCCGGAAGGCAAACGTGCCCAGCACAATGCCCGCCCGTTTTCGATAGCAGAGAAATGTACCGGGTGCGGTGCGTGCACGGATGTCTGTCCGAAGGCAGCGATCAGTATTGAAAATGATACATCGGTGATTGATAAGGTTCTCTGCATAGGTTGTTTTGAGTGCATGCATGCCTGCCCGGAACACGCGATCGATATTGACTGGGAGACCGAGATTCCGGAATTTATGGAACGGATGGTTGAACATGCGTATGGTGCAACGAAAGCAAAGGATAAGAAGATCGGGTACATGAACTTCCTGATACGCATCACTCCCGACTGCGACTGCTTCCCGTTCAGTGATGCGCCGATTGTTCCGGATATCGGTATCCTTGCCTCGCTCGATCCGGTTGCCATTGATGCAGCCAGTTTTGATCTGGTAAACCAGCAGCAGGGATATACGGATTCCCTTCTTACTGCCCATCATCACACGGGAGAGGACAAGTTCAAAGGTGTCCATGCCCAGACCGATGGGTTCCGGCAGATCCGGTATGCAGAAGAGATTGGCATGGGTAACCGCGCTTATGATCTGATCAAGATCTGA